In Artemia franciscana unplaced genomic scaffold, ASM3288406v1 Scaffold_2349, whole genome shotgun sequence, one DNA window encodes the following:
- the LOC136042889 gene encoding triosephosphate isomerase-like translates to MLSAPRNFFVGGNWKLNGNKQEIGKIINFLTAGNLDPSTEVVCAPPTIYLEYVRQTLPSSVCVAAQNCYKVPKGAFTGETSPAMIKDVGVEWAIIGHSERRNVFGESDELIGAKVGHALEAGLKVIPCIGEKLEEMESGKTEEVVFCQLKAIADNIKPDQWQNVVIAYEPVWAIGTGKTASPAQAQEIHVMLRKWLNDNVSADVAWKTRIIYGGSVTADNCRELARERDIDGFLVGGVSLKPDFVQIVNARQ, encoded by the coding sequence ATGTTGTCTGCACCAAGGAATTTCTTCGTCGGTGGAAACTGGAAGTTAAATGGAAATAAGCAggaaattggaaaaataataaatttcctaACTGCTGGAAATCTTGACCCAAGCACAGAGGTTGTATGTGCTCCTCCTACCATTTATTTGGAATATGTTAGACAAACTTTACCATCATCAGTTTGTGTGGCAGCACAAAATTGCTACAAGGTTCCTAAAGGAGCATTTACTGGAGAGACTAGTCCTGCGATGATTAAAGATGTTGGAGTTGAGTGGGCCATCATAGGTCATTCTGAGAGACgaaatgtgtttggggaatcTGATGAGCTAATTGGGGCCAAGGTTGGCCATGCCCTTGAAGCTGGATTGAAGGTGATCCCATGCATTGGTGAAAAACTCGAAGAAATGGAAAGTGGAAAGACAGAGGAGGTTGTTTTCTGTCAGCTGAAAGCAATTGCTGATAATATCAAGCCTGATCAATGGCAAAATGTGGTCATTGCCTATGAGCCGGTTTGGGCAATCGGTACTGGTAAAACAGCGTCTCCAGCTCAGGCTCAAGAGATCCATGTCATGCTTCGCAAATGGCTAAACGATAACGTCTCTGCAGATGTGGCTTGGAAAACACGAATTATTTATGGTGGCTCCGTAACTGCTGATAACTGTCGTGAACTTGCCAGAGAGAGAGATATTGACGGTTTTCTCGTCGGTGGCGTGTCCCTCAAGCCAGATTTTGTTCAAATTGTCAATGCCCGTCAGTAA